One region of Bacillus pumilus genomic DNA includes:
- the treR gene encoding trehalose operon repressor has translation MKENKFRVIYDQLAKRIEQGEWQDKGILPSEHELSLMYDTSRETVRKALNILVQNGYIQKIRGKGSVLLNREKMQFPVSGLVSFKELSQTLGRKTVTTVHEFGLIKPDQYIQSQLKINEQEDVWEVIRSRNISGEEVILDKDYFLQKHVSVLSKDICEGSIYEYIEGELGVSISYAQKEFVVEPCTEEDAKYLDLNGFDHVVVVKNYVFLEDTSLFQYTESRHRLDRFRFVDFARREKVDRA, from the coding sequence ATGAAAGAGAATAAGTTTCGAGTGATTTATGATCAGCTCGCAAAACGAATTGAACAAGGTGAATGGCAAGATAAAGGCATTTTGCCATCAGAGCATGAGCTGTCCTTGATGTATGACACATCCCGTGAGACGGTAAGAAAGGCATTAAATATCCTTGTGCAAAATGGCTATATCCAAAAAATCCGCGGCAAAGGCTCTGTCTTGCTGAATCGAGAGAAAATGCAATTCCCAGTCTCGGGTCTTGTCAGCTTTAAAGAACTTTCCCAAACGCTTGGCCGAAAGACCGTTACGACGGTTCACGAATTTGGTTTAATCAAACCGGATCAGTATATTCAGTCTCAGCTGAAAATTAATGAGCAGGAGGATGTCTGGGAAGTCATTCGATCTCGTAATATTAGCGGAGAAGAAGTGATTTTAGACAAGGATTACTTTTTGCAAAAGCATGTGTCGGTCTTGTCGAAGGACATATGCGAAGGATCCATCTACGAGTATATTGAAGGAGAGCTCGGTGTATCAATCAGCTATGCCCAAAAGGAATTTGTGGTAGAGCCATGTACAGAAGAGGACGCCAAGTATCTTGATTTGAACGGGTTTGACCATGTCGTCGTTGTGAAGAATTACGTGTTCTTAGAAGATACAAGTTTATTTCAATACACAGAAAGCCGTCACCGATTAGACCGCTTCAGATTCGTCGATTTTGCAAGAAGAGAAAAAGTGGACAGAGCATAG
- a CDS encoding multifunctional 2',3'-cyclic-nucleotide 2'-phosphodiesterase/3'-nucleotidase/5'-nucleotidase, translating to MKKQAHRSKRRKNLSILLTSIMMISLILPAVPTHAETENGKAVKVSILATTDVHANMMNYDYYSDKETNEFGLAKTAELIDKHRSQNPNTLLVDNGDLIQGTPLGEYVYKHEKDSIINQTKVHPIIHTLNKLKYDAGTLGNHEFNYGLSFLDGTIAGANFPIVNANVKKLNGEHRFTPYVIQDKIFKDANGASQTVKVGYIGFVPPQIMTWDKKHLDGQVQVQDIVESANETIPEMKEKGADVIVALAHTGIEKTASPKGSENMIFDLATKTKGIDAIVSGHQHGTFPSAEYNGVDKFNVSKGTINGIPVVMSKNWGSYLGVIDLTLEPDGSNWKVTDGTGKIESVAGVSSQNSTVKDAIQTTHQNTLDYVRKPVGKTEADINSFFAQVMDDPSIQIVTDAQKWYAQEKMKDTSYKNLPILSAGAPFKAGGRNGVNYYTNIAKGDLAIKNIGDLYLYDNTVQIVKLKGSEVKDWLEMSAGQFNQIKPNDAKEQPILNEEYRSYNFDVIDGVTYQVDVTQPAKYSTTGTLLNANANRIKNLSYNGKPVSDNQEFLVVTNNYRASGGGGFPHLTQDKVVLASADENRQVLMDYIIEQKTINPSADQNWSIAPIKGATVTFESSLLAKPFAKESSSVDFIRNASTEGLGVYKLAFKDDGTTEPPTSDNWNLTVMHTNDTHAHLDGAARRATKIKEVRAENKNNILLDAGDVFSGDLYFTKWQGLADLKLMNLMKYDAMTFGNHEFDKGPSVLRQFLTGDASDVDPKNRHQFEKPRFPVVSSNVDVSKEKQLSDLMKKPALFKAGEKKEAGIYPYILLDVNGEKVAVFGLTTEDTAITSSSGPNIQFKDAYKKAKETVNTIQTEEKINKIIALTHIGYNRDLELAQKVDGIDLIIGGHTHTLVEKLKVINKKEPTIVAQVKDYGQFLGKVDVAFDKKGVIQPKESSFDLIPIDDSVKEDAEAKAILDGYKADIQDLKTEKVGHTDVLLDGQREHVRAKETNLGNFIADGMLQKAQESAGADLAITNGGGIRGSIQKGDITLGDILTVMPFGNTLYVADLKGSQIKKALEQGLSGIEEGGGAFPHVAGIEYTFTLSKPAGSRLIDVKLKDQKGQLTDIDDEKTYRVATNAFVGTGGDGYSVFTEASHGEDLGYVDYEIFKEQIEKADGQISPVIDHRVKEVFLPRVKGKGAYDIQDDNKFQTYVQHTNKALLYLDKASKAKNVQLSLSKAQVAELKKREQDPNVTIYHDKVGLALPLSNLSETSADIWMTKTDKVKNALTDTYDFQIKQDKKKVSTFKDPVTLSFTLDEPQKAKKPSVYYVDRKKNRYTKTSNGSFENGVVSGQTEHFSEYTVLNQSGAAGTTPDQTGGDGGTTAPGGGTGTDPNQDGTGLPGGTLPNTATMMYTAVLIGVLMLAAGGILYYYQRKRTRKNVSS from the coding sequence GTGAAGAAGCAAGCACATAGGTCTAAACGAAGGAAAAACCTGTCTATTCTGCTCACTTCCATTATGATGATTAGTCTCATTCTCCCAGCAGTACCTACTCATGCAGAAACAGAAAACGGCAAAGCCGTAAAGGTCAGCATCTTAGCCACAACCGATGTTCATGCGAACATGATGAATTATGATTATTACAGCGACAAAGAAACAAATGAATTTGGTTTGGCAAAAACAGCCGAGCTCATTGACAAGCACCGATCACAAAACCCAAATACACTCCTTGTGGATAACGGAGACTTGATTCAAGGAACCCCTCTTGGAGAATACGTTTACAAACATGAGAAAGACAGCATCATCAATCAAACAAAGGTTCACCCTATTATTCATACACTCAACAAACTAAAATACGATGCAGGAACACTTGGCAATCATGAATTTAACTACGGATTATCCTTCCTTGACGGTACCATTGCGGGCGCAAACTTCCCTATTGTCAATGCGAACGTCAAAAAGCTAAATGGAGAACACCGTTTTACACCTTATGTGATCCAAGATAAAATCTTTAAAGATGCAAACGGAGCCTCACAAACTGTGAAAGTTGGTTACATAGGATTCGTTCCACCACAAATTATGACGTGGGATAAGAAGCATTTAGATGGACAAGTCCAAGTGCAGGACATCGTCGAATCTGCCAACGAAACCATTCCTGAAATGAAAGAGAAAGGCGCAGATGTCATTGTCGCTCTTGCTCATACAGGAATTGAAAAAACCGCTTCACCTAAAGGATCAGAAAATATGATCTTTGACCTTGCCACGAAAACAAAAGGCATCGATGCCATTGTATCAGGCCACCAGCATGGCACATTCCCAAGCGCTGAATATAACGGCGTCGACAAATTCAATGTCTCAAAAGGAACCATCAATGGCATCCCAGTCGTCATGTCAAAAAACTGGGGCAGCTACCTCGGGGTCATTGATTTAACACTAGAGCCTGACGGCAGCAACTGGAAGGTCACAGACGGAACAGGCAAGATCGAATCTGTTGCCGGAGTATCATCTCAAAACAGTACCGTAAAAGACGCCATTCAAACAACGCATCAAAACACACTTGATTACGTGAGAAAGCCTGTTGGCAAAACAGAAGCAGACATTAATAGCTTTTTTGCTCAAGTGATGGATGACCCTTCGATTCAAATTGTGACAGATGCCCAAAAATGGTATGCACAAGAAAAAATGAAGGACACATCGTATAAAAATTTACCGATTTTATCTGCAGGTGCTCCGTTTAAAGCCGGCGGCCGAAACGGTGTAAACTATTATACAAATATCGCAAAAGGAGATTTAGCGATTAAGAATATCGGCGATCTCTACCTTTACGATAACACTGTGCAGATTGTGAAACTGAAAGGCAGTGAAGTGAAAGACTGGTTAGAAATGTCTGCCGGTCAGTTTAATCAGATCAAACCGAACGATGCAAAAGAACAGCCGATTTTAAACGAGGAATACCGCTCGTATAACTTTGATGTAATTGATGGCGTGACATATCAAGTCGATGTGACGCAGCCTGCTAAATACAGCACAACAGGCACACTTCTCAACGCCAATGCCAACCGCATCAAAAACCTGTCTTACAACGGGAAACCCGTCTCTGACAATCAAGAATTTTTAGTCGTAACAAATAACTATCGTGCTTCTGGCGGCGGGGGCTTCCCTCACCTGACGCAAGATAAAGTAGTGCTTGCCTCAGCAGATGAGAACCGTCAAGTACTGATGGATTATATTATCGAACAAAAAACGATCAACCCAAGTGCAGATCAAAACTGGTCTATTGCACCGATCAAAGGCGCAACAGTCACTTTTGAATCTTCTCTTTTAGCCAAACCGTTTGCTAAAGAATCAAGCAGCGTAGACTTTATTCGTAACGCAAGTACAGAAGGTCTTGGTGTGTACAAGCTAGCCTTTAAAGACGATGGCACAACAGAACCGCCTACATCAGACAACTGGAATTTAACAGTGATGCATACGAACGATACACACGCACACCTTGATGGTGCGGCAAGACGCGCAACAAAGATCAAAGAAGTCCGTGCTGAAAACAAGAACAATATTCTATTAGACGCTGGAGATGTCTTCTCTGGTGACCTGTACTTCACAAAGTGGCAAGGACTTGCCGATCTGAAATTGATGAACTTAATGAAATACGATGCCATGACGTTTGGTAATCATGAATTTGACAAAGGTCCTTCTGTACTCCGTCAATTCCTGACAGGTGATGCATCAGATGTCGATCCGAAAAACCGTCATCAATTTGAAAAGCCTCGATTCCCGGTCGTGTCATCAAACGTGGATGTCTCGAAGGAAAAACAATTGAGTGACTTAATGAAAAAACCAGCCTTATTTAAAGCTGGTGAGAAAAAAGAAGCCGGGATTTACCCTTACATCCTGCTCGATGTAAACGGTGAAAAGGTGGCCGTATTCGGTTTAACGACTGAAGACACAGCCATTACATCCAGCAGCGGTCCTAACATTCAATTTAAAGATGCGTACAAGAAAGCAAAAGAAACAGTCAACACCATTCAAACAGAAGAAAAAATCAATAAAATCATAGCGTTAACACACATTGGCTACAACCGTGATCTTGAGCTCGCTCAAAAAGTCGATGGGATTGATTTAATCATTGGCGGTCACACGCACACACTTGTAGAAAAATTAAAGGTCATCAATAAAAAAGAACCTACGATTGTCGCTCAAGTGAAAGATTACGGACAATTTTTAGGAAAAGTAGACGTAGCCTTTGACAAAAAAGGTGTCATCCAGCCAAAAGAATCTTCTTTTGACCTGATTCCGATCGATGACTCTGTCAAAGAAGATGCAGAGGCAAAAGCGATCCTTGATGGATACAAAGCAGATATTCAAGATTTAAAAACAGAAAAAGTCGGCCATACAGATGTCCTTTTAGACGGTCAACGTGAGCATGTCCGTGCGAAGGAAACGAACCTTGGGAACTTTATTGCTGACGGCATGCTGCAGAAAGCGCAAGAATCTGCTGGAGCTGACCTTGCCATCACAAACGGCGGCGGTATTCGTGGAAGCATCCAAAAAGGTGATATCACTTTAGGTGATATTTTAACGGTGATGCCTTTTGGAAATACACTTTATGTCGCAGATTTAAAAGGCAGTCAAATTAAGAAAGCTCTCGAACAAGGGCTGTCAGGCATTGAGGAAGGCGGTGGCGCATTCCCTCATGTAGCTGGCATTGAATATACGTTTACGCTCAGTAAACCAGCTGGCAGCAGACTAATTGATGTGAAACTGAAAGATCAAAAAGGTCAACTGACAGACATTGATGATGAGAAAACATACCGCGTAGCCACAAACGCATTTGTTGGCACAGGTGGCGACGGCTACAGCGTCTTTACAGAAGCCTCTCACGGCGAAGACTTAGGGTATGTCGACTATGAAATTTTCAAAGAGCAAATTGAAAAGGCAGACGGTCAAATTTCGCCTGTTATCGATCACAGGGTGAAAGAAGTATTCCTTCCTCGCGTGAAAGGAAAAGGCGCTTATGACATTCAAGATGACAATAAATTCCAAACGTATGTACAGCATACAAACAAAGCATTGCTCTATCTAGACAAAGCAAGCAAAGCGAAAAACGTTCAATTGTCTCTATCAAAAGCACAAGTAGCCGAGCTGAAAAAAAGAGAGCAAGATCCAAACGTCACCATCTATCATGACAAAGTGGGGCTCGCATTACCGCTCTCGAATTTGTCCGAGACAAGCGCAGATATATGGATGACAAAGACGGATAAAGTGAAAAACGCATTAACGGATACGTATGATTTCCAAATCAAACAAGACAAGAAAAAGGTTTCGACCTTTAAAGACCCGGTCACACTATCCTTTACACTAGACGAACCTCAAAAGGCGAAAAAACCTAGTGTATATTATGTGGATCGCAAGAAAAATCGTTACACCAAAACTAGTAATGGATCATTTGAAAACGGAGTCGTATCAGGTCAAACTGAGCACTTCAGCGAATACACGGTCCTTAACCAAAGCGGGGCAGCTGGAACAACGCCAGATCAAACTGGCGGAGACGGCGGAACAACAGCACCAGGCGGAGGGACAGGTACAGATCCAAACCAAGATGGAACAGGCCTTCCTGGCGGCACATTGCCGAATACTGCCACAATGATGTATACAGCTGTATTGATTGGCGTGCTCATGCTCGCTGCTGGCGGTATCCTATATTACTACCAGCGCAAGCGTACAAGAAAAAATGTATCATCCTAA
- a CDS encoding type 1 glutamine amidotransferase domain-containing protein — protein MGKKIAVVLTDYFEDVEFTEPAKAFKDAGHEITVIENEKGKTVKGKQGEAEVRVDASIDNVKPEDFDALLIPGGFSPDILRADDRYVQFTKAFMDEKKPVFAICHGPQLLITAKALEGRGATGYTSIKVDMENAGAKFKDEEVVVCQDQLVTSRTPDDIPAFNRESLKLLEK, from the coding sequence ATGGGTAAGAAAATTGCAGTTGTATTAACAGATTACTTTGAGGATGTTGAATTCACCGAGCCTGCAAAAGCCTTTAAAGATGCAGGTCATGAGATCACAGTCATTGAAAATGAAAAAGGAAAAACAGTGAAAGGGAAGCAAGGAGAGGCAGAAGTGAGAGTGGATGCGTCTATTGACAACGTGAAGCCTGAAGACTTCGATGCACTTCTCATTCCTGGCGGTTTCTCACCAGATATTCTGCGTGCAGATGATCGTTACGTCCAATTCACTAAAGCATTTATGGATGAGAAAAAACCAGTATTTGCGATCTGTCACGGACCGCAATTGCTCATTACAGCGAAGGCGCTTGAAGGAAGAGGCGCGACTGGGTATACATCCATCAAAGTCGATATGGAAAACGCAGGCGCTAAATTTAAAGACGAAGAGGTCGTCGTTTGTCAGGATCAGCTTGTGACAAGCCGTACACCTGATGACATTCCAGCCTTTAACCGTGAATCATTAAAACTGCTTGAGAAATAA
- a CDS encoding DUF1128 domain-containing protein, with the protein MSEQKAAEVNQLIEDISQKLNMLNIGVIKAEDFSPDKYEDIEFLHQMVMKKSSFSPSEMQAIASELKNLRK; encoded by the coding sequence TTGTCAGAGCAAAAAGCGGCTGAAGTCAATCAGCTGATTGAAGACATTTCGCAAAAGTTAAATATGCTGAACATTGGAGTCATCAAAGCAGAAGACTTCAGTCCAGACAAGTACGAAGATATCGAATTTCTTCACCAAATGGTGATGAAAAAATCTTCATTCAGCCCAAGTGAAATGCAAGCCATCGCAAGCGAGCTAAAAAACTTAAGAAAATAA
- a CDS encoding alanine/glycine:cation symporter family protein gives MGWVEQIVSNINDVLWGPPLLLLIVGTGIYLTFRVLFIQIRLLPYSLKLAFSKQDKTSEGDISHFQALMTALAATVGTGNIVGVASAVIAGGPGAVFWMWFAAFFGMATKYAEAVLAVKYRVKNEKGEMSGGPMYYLEHGLKQKWLGVLFAIFGATAAFGIGNLVQSNSISGVMNSTFQVPTWVTGIIITVFTALVILGGIKSIGRVTSIFVPVMALFYVICGLIILVMNADLVPGAVGLIFSDAFTGQAVAGGAIGTVIRWGVARGVFSNEAGLGSAPIAAAAAKTDMPARQALVSMTQVFIDTMIVCSITGITIVMADMYVTEKSDALTSLSFAHFLGPIGSTIVAIGLLLFAYSTIIGWSYYGEKCFTYLAKDSYVMYYRVVFVIAVFFGAIFKNDFVWGVADMLNGLMAIPNLIGLIGLSGVVVFESKRIIDKMKQEKKEKNISVSS, from the coding sequence ATGGGATGGGTTGAACAGATTGTCAGCAATATCAATGACGTATTATGGGGACCGCCACTCTTGCTTTTGATCGTGGGAACAGGGATTTACCTGACCTTTCGAGTGCTTTTTATTCAGATTAGGCTGCTTCCCTATTCACTCAAGCTTGCATTTTCAAAGCAAGACAAGACATCAGAAGGTGATATTTCTCACTTCCAAGCATTAATGACAGCTCTTGCTGCAACGGTTGGAACGGGAAATATTGTAGGGGTCGCCTCTGCTGTCATTGCCGGCGGACCAGGCGCCGTGTTTTGGATGTGGTTTGCTGCATTCTTTGGCATGGCGACAAAATATGCTGAAGCTGTTCTTGCCGTGAAATATCGTGTAAAAAATGAAAAAGGCGAAATGTCTGGCGGGCCGATGTATTATTTGGAGCATGGCTTGAAGCAAAAATGGCTTGGGGTGCTGTTTGCTATTTTTGGCGCCACGGCTGCCTTTGGGATTGGGAATCTCGTACAGTCAAATTCGATTTCTGGTGTCATGAATTCAACCTTTCAAGTCCCAACATGGGTCACAGGCATCATCATTACTGTTTTTACTGCCCTTGTGATTTTAGGCGGAATTAAAAGCATTGGCCGGGTGACGTCTATATTTGTACCAGTCATGGCATTATTCTACGTCATTTGCGGACTGATCATTCTTGTCATGAATGCCGACCTTGTCCCAGGCGCAGTCGGGCTCATTTTTTCAGACGCATTTACTGGTCAAGCGGTTGCAGGCGGTGCTATCGGTACGGTGATTCGCTGGGGTGTGGCGAGAGGGGTCTTTTCCAATGAAGCAGGTCTCGGGTCTGCTCCAATCGCTGCGGCCGCAGCAAAAACGGATATGCCCGCTCGTCAAGCGCTTGTGTCGATGACGCAAGTATTCATTGATACGATGATTGTTTGCTCCATCACAGGTATTACGATCGTCATGGCAGATATGTATGTCACAGAAAAAAGTGATGCACTCACCTCGTTATCCTTTGCTCATTTCCTCGGTCCAATCGGTTCAACCATTGTGGCCATCGGCTTACTTTTGTTCGCTTATTCCACCATTATTGGCTGGTCATATTATGGCGAAAAATGCTTTACTTATTTGGCGAAAGACTCTTATGTGATGTATTATCGTGTTGTGTTTGTCATCGCTGTCTTTTTCGGTGCCATCTTCAAGAATGATTTCGTCTGGGGTGTGGCAGATATGCTCAATGGGCTGATGGCCATTCCAAACTTAATCGGACTCATCGGTTTATCAGGGGTTGTCGTATTTGAATCCAAACGAATCATTGATAAGATGAAGCAGGAGAAAAAGGAGAAAAACATCTCTGTGTCATCTTAA
- a CDS encoding low molecular weight protein-tyrosine-phosphatase, translating into MIHVLFVCLGNICRSPMAEAIFRKKVEDEGLSEHFVIDSAGIGGWHQGSPPHEGTRKLLDEKGISYEGMSARQIMDEDITTYDYIIAMDAENVGALRSIAGYGKHHFIGRLLDFVEDDDRDDVPDPYYTGNFEEVHELIETGIDRFLTYVKKENHL; encoded by the coding sequence ATGATTCATGTGTTATTCGTGTGTCTTGGCAATATTTGCAGGTCACCGATGGCAGAGGCCATATTTAGAAAAAAAGTAGAAGATGAGGGGCTTAGCGAGCACTTTGTGATTGATTCAGCAGGTATTGGCGGCTGGCATCAAGGCAGTCCTCCGCATGAAGGAACGCGAAAGCTGCTTGATGAAAAAGGCATCAGCTATGAAGGAATGTCCGCAAGACAAATCATGGATGAGGACATCACAACATATGACTATATCATTGCGATGGATGCTGAAAATGTAGGGGCACTTCGCAGTATAGCCGGCTATGGGAAACATCACTTTATTGGCCGTCTTCTTGATTTTGTAGAAGACGACGATCGAGATGATGTGCCAGATCCTTATTACACTGGGAACTTTGAGGAAGTCCATGAATTAATTGAAACAGGAATTGACCGTTTTTTGACGTATGTAAAGAAAGAGAACCACCTTTAA
- a CDS encoding YtxH domain-containing protein, whose amino-acid sequence MEEKNQIVLRGALLGAACGALLTLFHRPTRIALKEKWNDCQQKLDEYREEPGRISACMKEKMEETKQLMRTVSDDLSFLNEQVNQLKETTPRVLEIIEETKDHFQSKQTD is encoded by the coding sequence ATGGAAGAAAAAAATCAAATCGTGCTCCGAGGAGCTCTCTTAGGTGCAGCTTGCGGCGCATTGCTGACTTTATTTCATCGGCCAACAAGAATTGCACTCAAAGAAAAATGGAATGACTGCCAGCAAAAGCTTGATGAGTACCGTGAGGAGCCAGGCAGAATATCGGCTTGCATGAAAGAAAAGATGGAAGAAACGAAGCAGCTGATGCGAACAGTCTCAGATGATTTGTCATTTTTAAATGAACAGGTCAATCAGTTAAAGGAAACAACCCCAAGGGTATTAGAAATTATTGAAGAAACAAAGGATCACTTTCAATCGAAACAGACAGATTGA
- a CDS encoding YihY/virulence factor BrkB family protein, translated as MGFIKALIERFLLHEGPAKSAELAYFFLLSLFPFLIFVLTLVGYLPLTSKDVLSVISGYAPEGALSMIESIAEQTLNNRNGGLLSFGIIAALWSASNGINAVVRAFNHAYEVEENRSFILVRLTSIILTIAMVLTIIFALMLPVFGKELGLFVAKLVGQSDAFLTVWTAMRWIISPLILLIVFTSLYYFAPNIRLKLKFVLPGAIFASIGWILVSMLFSFYVGEFANYSAMYGSIGGIIILMIWFYLTGIMIILGGELNALLHKRKIVPGKL; from the coding sequence ATGGGTTTTATTAAAGCGTTAATTGAACGCTTTTTGTTGCATGAAGGACCGGCAAAATCTGCTGAGCTTGCCTATTTCTTTTTGCTTTCATTATTTCCGTTTCTCATCTTCGTGCTGACGCTGGTCGGGTATTTGCCGCTGACGTCAAAGGATGTCCTAAGCGTCATTTCTGGCTATGCGCCAGAAGGAGCGCTTTCGATGATTGAATCCATTGCCGAACAGACGCTGAATAATCGAAACGGCGGGTTATTGTCGTTCGGGATTATTGCCGCCCTTTGGTCAGCATCTAACGGCATTAATGCCGTCGTCAGAGCATTTAACCATGCTTACGAAGTTGAGGAGAATCGTTCCTTCATTCTCGTACGTTTAACATCGATCATCTTAACGATCGCGATGGTTTTGACCATTATATTTGCCCTGATGCTACCTGTCTTTGGCAAAGAACTCGGTTTATTTGTCGCTAAATTAGTTGGGCAGTCAGACGCCTTTCTCACCGTATGGACTGCAATGAGATGGATCATTAGCCCGCTGATTTTATTGATTGTTTTTACATCCTTATACTATTTTGCTCCAAACATTAGGCTGAAATTAAAATTTGTTCTGCCAGGTGCCATTTTTGCATCGATTGGATGGATTTTGGTCAGCATGCTATTTTCATTTTACGTAGGCGAGTTTGCCAACTACAGTGCGATGTACGGAAGCATTGGGGGAATCATTATTTTAATGATCTGGTTTTATTTAACCGGCATCATGATTATCCTTGGCGGTGAGCTCAATGCGCTTTTACATAAGCGTAAAATCGTACCAGGCAAACTATAA